The Mycolicibacterium monacense genome contains the following window.
CCTTGCGAATGGCGGTGTGCACCAGGGCGCCTGCGCCCGCCGCGAGCGCGTCGAGCGTCGCGCACGGCACGGTGTCGCCGGCGAGCACCACCGAGGCGTCGGCGTGTTCGACGCGGAACCCGATGGTCGGGGCGACCGGGCGGTGGTCGGTGGGCGCGACGCGGACGGTGACGCCGTCGTGGTCCCACGCCACACCCTCGGTGACCTCGTGCACCTCGACCGGTGGGGGTGCGGTCAGGTCGGGGTGGTGGGCGATGCGGTAGCCGATGTCGCGGCCGAACGCCGCGAGCATCGCCGTCACGGTCTCGGCGGTACCGGGCGGGCCGATGATCTGCAGCGGCACCTGGTCGGTGAAGGTGGTCACCCAGCGGGTGATCAGCAGGTCGCCGAGGTCGGCGATGTGGTCACTGTGCAGATGGGTCAGCAGTAGCGCCGACAACCCGTTCGCGGCGATCCCGGCGGCGGCCATGCGGAGCTGGACGCCGCGACCGCAGTCGACGAGGAAGGCGTGACCGCCCGCGCGCACCAGCGTCGACGGGCCGGCCCGCCGCGCGTCGGGGACGGGACTTCCGGTTCCGAGCAGGGTCACTTCGATCATGGCCTCATAGGTACCTTGCGCCGCGGCGGGCGTCAGGCGATTGGCTATTCCGCTTCCGGGGAAGACGGCCTAGCCTGGTGTGAGCCGTATCACAGAAGGCGGAGGCGGCGATGCGAATAGCGGACGTGCTGCGCAGCAAGGGCTCAGCGGTGGCGACCATCACCGAGACCACCACGGTGACCGGGCTTCTGGCCGAACTCGCCACCCACAACATCGGCGCGATGGTCGTCGTCGGCCAGGACGGCGTCGTCGGCATGGTCTCCGAACGCGATGTGGTGCGCCGGCTGCACGAACGCGGCGCGGAGCTGCTGCGGTGCCCGGTCTCGGAGATCATGACGAGCGTGCTGGTGACGTGTACACCGGCCGATCCCGTCGACGATCTGTCGGCGTTGATGACCAACAACCGCGTCCGCCACGTGCCGGTGCTCGACAACGGCCGGCTGGCCGGGATCGTGAGCATCGGCGACGTGGTGAAGAACCGGATGGAGCAGTTGCAGACCGAACAGGAGCAGCTGCAGGCCTACATCACCCGGGGATGAGTTCCTCGGCCGGGTCGGGCACCGTGTCGAGCAGGGTGTTGTCGCCGAAGGCTCCGCGGTAGGCCGCCGCCGGGTGGCTGTCGGGCAGCCGGTCGCCGCGCCCCAGCAGCTTGTGCCGCAGTGTCCCTGACTTGTCGGTGGCGATCAGGCCCCGCTCGCGCAGCGTCGGGAACAGCCGGTCGGCGACTTCGGTGAACGTGCCCGGCACGGTGGCGTGATAGACGTTGATGCCGTCGACGCCGGCCTCCCGCCACTCCTCCAAGCGATCCGCAATTTCCTCGGCGGTGCCGACGACGCGGTTGGCGCCCTCGAGCACCCAGGCCAGATCGCGGATGGTCGGCTCGCTGTGGCCGGACGATTCGGCGGCCCACCGGGCGAACCCCTGCACGCCGGTGAACTCGCCGAGCTCACTCAACGGCGTGTCCAGTGGGAACCGGCCTGCGTCGACCCCGGCGTCGCCGAGCGCATGCAGCGCAACGCCTTCGAGGTCGAGGTATCGCTTGATCTCGTCGCTGCGGCGGACCGCCTCGCGGTGGGTGTCACCGATGACGAACGACAGCCCCTGGGCGAAGGTGATGGCGCCGGGGTCGCGGCCGTTGGCGGCGGCCAGCGCCCGGGTTTCCGATGTCAGGGCATGCGCCGCAGCGGGATTCGGGCTGCTGATGTAGACGCCTTCGGCGTTGCGGGCGGAGAACAGCTGTCCGGCCGGGGAGGCGCCGGCCTGGAACAGCACCGGTGTGCGCTGCGGTGACGGGGACGTGAAGTGCGGGCCCTCGACCCGGTAGCGCGGTCCGACGTGGTTGATGCGGTGGATCTTGGCCGGATCGGAGTGCACACCGCGGACCTTGTCCTGGACCAGCGCATCCTCGTCCCACGATCCCTCCCACAGCTTGTAGACCACGTCGAGGTACTCATAGGCCCATTCGTAGCGTTCGTCGTGGGCCAGCGTGCCGTCGTGGCCGAAGCTGCGGAACATGTTCTGGTTGAAGCTGGTGACGATGTTCCATCCGAGCCGGCCGTCGGTGTAGTGGTCGAGCGAGGACATCCGCCGCGCGAAGTTGAACGGATGGTCCTGCACGATGGAGCTGGTGAACACGATGCCGAGCGTGTCCGTCACCGTGGCCAGCGCCGAGGCCAGCACCGACGGATCGTTGACCGGCACCTGGATCCCGCCCTCGACGGCCTTGCGCCAGTTGCCGTTCCACGGTGCCCGCAGGCCGAACACGTCGGCGAAGAACAGCAGGTCGTAGCCGGCCTTCTCGACGGTGGCGGCCAGCGACGTCCAGTGCCGCAGCGAGTTGAACTCGTGGTTGTGTGCCTCCGGCGCGCGCCACAGCCCGTGCAGCACATGGGATGCGGTGTTCATCACGAACGCGGAGAAGTACAGCGGCTTGCTCACGAGATCGGCCCCAGCGTGTCGCGGATCAGCTTGTTGTCGGTGGTCTCCAGGAACTCGGCGATCTTGGGATCCTGGAACGTGGCGATCAGCTTCTGCACGTTGGGGTCGTCGAGGTGTCTGTCGCTGACCACCAGACCGCCTTCGCTGCCCTTCGGGGCCGGGTGACGGGCCAGGATCTGGTCCTCGGTCAGGCCGGCCGCGTACACGTCGGAGATGTGCACGACGACGGCGTCGACGTCGGCGAGGCTGCGGGCGAGCTGGCCGATCGGCACCTGGATGAACCGGTAGTTCTTGGGATTCGACTCGATGTCACCGAGCTGCGGCAATCCGGCGACGGTGTCCTTGCCCGGCTTGAGGGTGATCTGGCCGGCCTCGGCGAGGTCGAGCAGTGCGATGGCCTGGCCCGCCGGATCGTCGCGCAGCGCGATCCTCGCACCGTCGGGCAGCTGGTTCCAGCTCCGGTACTTGTCGGAGTATGTCGCTTGGTCCCAGGTGAACGTCGGTGCGGCCAGGGTGAGTTCGAATCCGTTGGCGGCGATGGCGTCGTTGAGGAACGGCTGGTGTTCGAAGAAGTTGCCCGCGACGTTGCCGGCGTCGACGGCGCGGTTGATCTCGATGAGGTTGTCGATCTGCACCGGTTCGATCGTGATGCCGTGGGACGGGGCGATGTTCTCGGCGATGTAGCCCAGCAGGTTCTCGGCGGCGATGTCGGTGCTCCACGTCGCGACCTTGAGGTTGGGGCCGAACGGCTTGTCCTGGTTCGACACGTTGGCGTACACGATGCCGCCGGTGACGGCGAGCACCGCGACGACGGCGCCGGCGATCCACGGCCACCGTTTGCGCTTCTTGATCTCGAGGTCGAGGCCGGGTCCGGCCGGCGAACTGGTCTGACTGGTCATGGTGGTTCCTTTCAGCGGGTGAGGGCCTTGACGACACGGTCGCCGGTGAATTGCACGATCTGGACCGTGATGATCAGCGACACAGCGGTGGCGATCATGATGTTGTCGTCGAATCGGTTGTAGCCGTAGGTGATTGCCAGGTTGCCCACGCCGCCCGCACCGATCGACCCAGCGATCGCCGAATACTCGATCATCGCGATGGTGTTGACGGTCAGCGCCCCGGCGAGACCGGGCAGCGCCTCCGAGAGCTGCACCGTCCGGATGACCTGCAGTGTCGATCCGCCGGAGACCAGTCCCATGTCGGCGACGTCGGTGCGGACCTCGCGCAGCGCGTTCTGCACGAGCCGGGCGAAGAACGGCACGCCGGCGACCGTCATCGGCACGATCGCGGCCTGGATGCCGATCGTGGTGCCGACGATGAACCGGGTGACCGGGATGATCGCGGCCATCAGGATCAGGAACGGCAGGGACCGCCCGATGTTGACGATGGTGTTGAGCACCGCGAACACCCGCGGGTTCGGATAGAGCCCGAATTCGGAGGTGTTGTGCAGGGTGATGCCGACCGGGATGCCGATCGTCACCACCAGCGCCATCGTGATGCCGACCATGAGCCACGTCTCGCCGTAGGCGGGCAGCAGCAGGTCGGGGACGTTGGCCCAGGGGGTGTTGAAGTCCTCGGCGGCAAGGAGATTCATGCCGCCGTCTTCCGTGCGGTGGCCGCTGTGGACGTCACGTGCAGACCGCGGGCGCTGAGATGGTCGGCGAATCCGGGCGGTGCGGCCGGGGAGATGGCGAGGACCGCGCGGCCCACCGCCACACCGCGGATCGCCTCGACGCTGGCGCTGAGCACGTCGACCTGGACGCCGGAGATTCCGGGCACCGACTGGATCGACGTCAGCCAGTCCAGGGGAACGTGGCGGGAGGCATGGGACACCTCCCAGACCTCGGCGTCGCCGCGCACCGGCACGCTGGGCCGCTCGGGCAGCAGCTCACGCGCCAGTGCCGAGGTCGGGTCCAGGATCACGTCGGTGACCGAACCGCTCTCGACGATGCGCCCGTCGTCGATGCGCGCGACCGAGTCGGCGATCTCGCGCACCACCTCCATCTCGTGGGTGATCAGGATGATCGACAGGCCGAAGTCCTCGCGCAGATGGCTGAGCAGCGCCAGGATGGACTTCGTGGTGGCGGGGTCGAGTCCGGAGGTCGCCTCGTCGGAGAGCAGGACCGACGGCCCCAGAGCCAGTGCTCGGGCGATGCCCACCCGCTGCCGCTGGCCGCCCGACAGTTGTGCGGGATGGTACCCGCTGCGGTCGCGCAGCCCGACGCGGTCGAGGAGCTCGGTGACACGCCGGGATACGGAATCGTCGGTGGCACGCAGGTATTCGAGCGGTAACGCGACGTTCTGGGCCACCGTGCGCCGGCGCAGCAGCGGTGCGGTCTGGAAGATGACGCCGATCTTGCGCCTGGCGGCGATCAGCGCGTCGCCCTCGAGCCGGGTGAAATCCGCATCGTCGACGCGGACCGAACCGCTGGTCGGCCGCTCGAGGAAGCTCACGCACCGCGACAGGGTGCTCTTACCGGCGCCGCTGGGTCCGACGACGGCGAGGATCTCACCGGCGCCGACCGACAGCGAGATGTCGTCGAGCACGGTGC
Protein-coding sequences here:
- a CDS encoding ribonuclease Z, which gives rise to MIEVTLLGTGSPVPDARRAGPSTLVRAGGHAFLVDCGRGVQLRMAAAGIAANGLSALLLTHLHSDHIADLGDLLITRWVTTFTDQVPLQIIGPPGTAETVTAMLAAFGRDIGYRIAHHPDLTAPPPVEVHEVTEGVAWDHDGVTVRVAPTDHRPVAPTIGFRVEHADASVVLAGDTVPCATLDALAAGAGALVHTAIRKDLVELAPQQRVREVCEYHSSVEEAAETAERAGVGILVLTHYLPPIAPGQEADWRARAATAFPRQIELGDDLHRVEVHPGVCVKPAG
- a CDS encoding CBS domain-containing protein, giving the protein MRIADVLRSKGSAVATITETTTVTGLLAELATHNIGAMVVVGQDGVVGMVSERDVVRRLHERGAELLRCPVSEIMTSVLVTCTPADPVDDLSALMTNNRVRHVPVLDNGRLAGIVSIGDVVKNRMEQLQTEQEQLQAYITRG
- a CDS encoding LLM class flavin-dependent oxidoreductase, with product MNTASHVLHGLWRAPEAHNHEFNSLRHWTSLAATVEKAGYDLLFFADVFGLRAPWNGNWRKAVEGGIQVPVNDPSVLASALATVTDTLGIVFTSSIVQDHPFNFARRMSSLDHYTDGRLGWNIVTSFNQNMFRSFGHDGTLAHDERYEWAYEYLDVVYKLWEGSWDEDALVQDKVRGVHSDPAKIHRINHVGPRYRVEGPHFTSPSPQRTPVLFQAGASPAGQLFSARNAEGVYISSPNPAAAHALTSETRALAAANGRDPGAITFAQGLSFVIGDTHREAVRRSDEIKRYLDLEGVALHALGDAGVDAGRFPLDTPLSELGEFTGVQGFARWAAESSGHSEPTIRDLAWVLEGANRVVGTAEEIADRLEEWREAGVDGINVYHATVPGTFTEVADRLFPTLRERGLIATDKSGTLRHKLLGRGDRLPDSHPAAAYRGAFGDNTLLDTVPDPAEELIPG
- a CDS encoding MetQ/NlpA family ABC transporter substrate-binding protein gives rise to the protein MTSQTSSPAGPGLDLEIKKRKRWPWIAGAVVAVLAVTGGIVYANVSNQDKPFGPNLKVATWSTDIAAENLLGYIAENIAPSHGITIEPVQIDNLIEINRAVDAGNVAGNFFEHQPFLNDAIAANGFELTLAAPTFTWDQATYSDKYRSWNQLPDGARIALRDDPAGQAIALLDLAEAGQITLKPGKDTVAGLPQLGDIESNPKNYRFIQVPIGQLARSLADVDAVVVHISDVYAAGLTEDQILARHPAPKGSEGGLVVSDRHLDDPNVQKLIATFQDPKIAEFLETTDNKLIRDTLGPIS
- a CDS encoding methionine ABC transporter permease is translated as MNLLAAEDFNTPWANVPDLLLPAYGETWLMVGITMALVVTIGIPVGITLHNTSEFGLYPNPRVFAVLNTIVNIGRSLPFLILMAAIIPVTRFIVGTTIGIQAAIVPMTVAGVPFFARLVQNALREVRTDVADMGLVSGGSTLQVIRTVQLSEALPGLAGALTVNTIAMIEYSAIAGSIGAGGVGNLAITYGYNRFDDNIMIATAVSLIITVQIVQFTGDRVVKALTR
- a CDS encoding methionine ABC transporter ATP-binding protein — protein: MIEIDNLTKRFGDRTVLDDISLSVGAGEILAVVGPSGAGKSTLSRCVSFLERPTSGSVRVDDADFTRLEGDALIAARRKIGVIFQTAPLLRRRTVAQNVALPLEYLRATDDSVSRRVTELLDRVGLRDRSGYHPAQLSGGQRQRVGIARALALGPSVLLSDEATSGLDPATTKSILALLSHLREDFGLSIILITHEMEVVREIADSVARIDDGRIVESGSVTDVILDPTSALARELLPERPSVPVRGDAEVWEVSHASRHVPLDWLTSIQSVPGISGVQVDVLSASVEAIRGVAVGRAVLAISPAAPPGFADHLSARGLHVTSTAATARKTAA